One region of Sebastes fasciatus isolate fSebFas1 chromosome 1, fSebFas1.pri, whole genome shotgun sequence genomic DNA includes:
- the LOC141770567 gene encoding uncharacterized protein LOC141770567 isoform X1, with protein MAKRKSKKPQEEDTSILLESSVSQTKRRINSYNSPALLLIIIFTVGASTMGWFCVQQQQSLDQLSESFTTMQKRITSLQQVTDMKEEQTDGGFGVEDRIFALEEAQKQAQEKAEVALATSEKLKNSAHYEQLWALHDEMDTRLTEIKQVALSVTTLQAMFKNQSEEFETVKESVVAGLSSGFALAETVARLSNAVASACSRVDEKVASVEALDARLEGQASDLKELKESMYLYNVALHANNQEMAAVKQLVEDKQAMRAQALEEMLSSVQMTLDEQFFTSQTLRSSVMAQLQTLHTRLANAPSMKLNSDEEGSAAEEFISTTTLNATEVQEKLEDAEEKDEQRDAEDEAEEEAEEEMQEEQSLEQEAEGGVIEEQEDEEITEEEETTPEEQEDEEIAEEEDETTPEELEDDKMTEKEEETTTEEQEDEEITEEEDETTPEELEDEEIAEEEDETTPEELEDKEITEQSEEQDVAAEVEVAEETVDGHVLDESKKKRRHSKKLRKAGRLERKSQLN; from the exons atGGCCAAGCGCAAGTCCAAGAAGCCTCAAGAAGAAGACACCTCCATCTTGTTGGAGTCATCTGTGTCACAGACCAAAAGAAGGATAAACTCATACAACTCTCCAGCCTTGTTGCTCATTATTATCTTCACAGTCGGGGCCTCCACAATGGGCTGGTTTTGTGTACAACAACAGCAGAGTCTCGACCAACTGTCAGagtctttcacaacaatgcaGAAGAGAATCACAAGCCTGCAGCAGGtgactgacatgaaggaggaaCAG ACTGATGGAGGTTTCGGTGTGGAGGACAGGATCTTTGCCCTGGAGGAGGCCCAGAAACAGGCTCAGGAGAAGGCTGAGGTTGCCCTGGCCACGTCGGAAAAGCTGAAGAACTCCGCCCACTACGAGCAGCTTTGGGCCCTCCACGATGAGATGGACACCCGACTGACTGAGATAAAGCAGGTCGCCCTGTCCGTCACAACTCTCCAGGCCATGTTTAAGAACCAGAGTGAGGAGTTTGAGACCGTGAAGGAGAGCGTGGTGGCCGGTTTGAGCTCCGGCTTTGCACTGGCTGAAACTGTTGCTAGGCTGTCCAATGCTGTGGCCAGCGCATGCTCCAGAGTTGATGAGAAGGTTGCATCGGTGGAGGCTCTTGATGCACGGTTAGAGGGGCAAGCGTCAGACCTGAAGGAGCTGAAAGAGTCAATGTACCTTTATAATGTTGCACTTCATGCAAACAACCAGGAGATGGCTGCAGTAAA gCAGCTCGTCGAGGATAAGCAGGCCATGCGTGCCCAGGCGTTAGAGGAGATGCTCAGTTCGGTGCAGATGACTCTGGATGAGCAGTTTTTCACTTCACAGACCCTCCGCAGCAGCGTCATGGCTCAGCTGCAGACTCTTCACACCCGG TTGGCGAATGCTCCTTCAATGAAGCTTAATTCAGATGAGGAGGGTTCAGCTGCAGAAGAGTTCATCTCCACTACGACACTGAATGCCACTGAGGTGCAGGAGAAGCTAGAAGATGCTGAGGAAAAGGATGAGCAGCGGGATGCTGAAGATGAGGCagaagaggaagcagaggaggaaatgcaggaagaacagtcACTGGAGCAGGAAGCAGAGGGAGGCGTTATAGAGGAGCAAGAGGACGAGGAAattacagaagaagaagagactaCACCAGAAGAGCAAGAAGACGAGGAAATTGCAGAAGAGGAAGACGAGACTACACCAGAAGAGCTAGAAGACGACAAAATGACTGAGAAGGAAGAAGAGACTACAACAGAAGAGCAAGAAGATGAGGAAATTACAGAAGAGGAAGACGAGACTACACCAGAAGAGCTAGAAGACGAGGAAATTGCAGAAGAGGAAGACGAGACTACACCAGAAGAGCTAGAAGACAAGGAAATAACAGAACAGAGTGAGGAGCAGGACGTTGCTGCAGAAGTGGAGGTCGCAGAAGAGACTGTAGACGGTCATGTTTTGGATGAGtccaagaagaagaggaggcatTCAAAGAAGTTGCGGAAAGCTGGGAGGCTGGAGAGGAAGAGTCAGCTGAATTAA
- the LOC141770567 gene encoding uncharacterized protein LOC141770567 isoform X2, which translates to MTDGGFGVEDRIFALEEAQKQAQEKAEVALATSEKLKNSAHYEQLWALHDEMDTRLTEIKQVALSVTTLQAMFKNQSEEFETVKESVVAGLSSGFALAETVARLSNAVASACSRVDEKVASVEALDARLEGQASDLKELKESMYLYNVALHANNQEMAAVKQLVEDKQAMRAQALEEMLSSVQMTLDEQFFTSQTLRSSVMAQLQTLHTRLANAPSMKLNSDEEGSAAEEFISTTTLNATEVQEKLEDAEEKDEQRDAEDEAEEEAEEEMQEEQSLEQEAEGGVIEEQEDEEITEEEETTPEEQEDEEIAEEEDETTPEELEDDKMTEKEEETTTEEQEDEEITEEEDETTPEELEDEEIAEEEDETTPEELEDKEITEQSEEQDVAAEVEVAEETVDGHVLDESKKKRRHSKKLRKAGRLERKSQLN; encoded by the exons ATG ACTGATGGAGGTTTCGGTGTGGAGGACAGGATCTTTGCCCTGGAGGAGGCCCAGAAACAGGCTCAGGAGAAGGCTGAGGTTGCCCTGGCCACGTCGGAAAAGCTGAAGAACTCCGCCCACTACGAGCAGCTTTGGGCCCTCCACGATGAGATGGACACCCGACTGACTGAGATAAAGCAGGTCGCCCTGTCCGTCACAACTCTCCAGGCCATGTTTAAGAACCAGAGTGAGGAGTTTGAGACCGTGAAGGAGAGCGTGGTGGCCGGTTTGAGCTCCGGCTTTGCACTGGCTGAAACTGTTGCTAGGCTGTCCAATGCTGTGGCCAGCGCATGCTCCAGAGTTGATGAGAAGGTTGCATCGGTGGAGGCTCTTGATGCACGGTTAGAGGGGCAAGCGTCAGACCTGAAGGAGCTGAAAGAGTCAATGTACCTTTATAATGTTGCACTTCATGCAAACAACCAGGAGATGGCTGCAGTAAA gCAGCTCGTCGAGGATAAGCAGGCCATGCGTGCCCAGGCGTTAGAGGAGATGCTCAGTTCGGTGCAGATGACTCTGGATGAGCAGTTTTTCACTTCACAGACCCTCCGCAGCAGCGTCATGGCTCAGCTGCAGACTCTTCACACCCGG TTGGCGAATGCTCCTTCAATGAAGCTTAATTCAGATGAGGAGGGTTCAGCTGCAGAAGAGTTCATCTCCACTACGACACTGAATGCCACTGAGGTGCAGGAGAAGCTAGAAGATGCTGAGGAAAAGGATGAGCAGCGGGATGCTGAAGATGAGGCagaagaggaagcagaggaggaaatgcaggaagaacagtcACTGGAGCAGGAAGCAGAGGGAGGCGTTATAGAGGAGCAAGAGGACGAGGAAattacagaagaagaagagactaCACCAGAAGAGCAAGAAGACGAGGAAATTGCAGAAGAGGAAGACGAGACTACACCAGAAGAGCTAGAAGACGACAAAATGACTGAGAAGGAAGAAGAGACTACAACAGAAGAGCAAGAAGATGAGGAAATTACAGAAGAGGAAGACGAGACTACACCAGAAGAGCTAGAAGACGAGGAAATTGCAGAAGAGGAAGACGAGACTACACCAGAAGAGCTAGAAGACAAGGAAATAACAGAACAGAGTGAGGAGCAGGACGTTGCTGCAGAAGTGGAGGTCGCAGAAGAGACTGTAGACGGTCATGTTTTGGATGAGtccaagaagaagaggaggcatTCAAAGAAGTTGCGGAAAGCTGGGAGGCTGGAGAGGAAGAGTCAGCTGAATTAA
- the LOC141770580 gene encoding protein phosphatase 1 regulatory subunit 12B-like, whose amino-acid sequence MSSLLSHNKDQPRIRKSLSDSSPTSSAATTKSLRHERLSRLSSSGSSDVSNDASTNHAESYFLRRENRLSARKRAEEESTNNDYKKMYEKALATNQRLKSRLETSKQELAMILDQLQRAQRGGDCGSNMLETEQKESWSLKKRISDMEDQLKVKAELKMENQRLKDENGALIRVITKLSK is encoded by the exons ATGTCATCTCTACTTTCTCACAACAAAGATCAGCCACGCATCAGAAAGTCGCTCTCTGACTCCTCTCCAACTTCATCCGCTGCCACCACCAAGAGCCTGAGG cACGAGAGACTGTCTAG ATTGAGCTCGTCTGGATCCTCTGACGTCTCCAATGACGCATCAACCAACCACGCCGAGTCTTACTTCTTACGGCGGGAGAACCGGCTGTCTGCGAGGAAAAGGGCAGAAGAAGAGTCAACAAACAATGACTATAAAAAG ATGTATGAAAAGGCACTGGCCACCAATCAAAGGCTCAAGTCGAGGCTGGAAACAAGTAAACAGGAACTGGCCATGATTCTGGACCAGCTGCAGAGAGCACAG AGGGGAGGAGATTGTGGCTCCAACATGCTTGAGACAGAACAAAAG GAAAGTTGGAGTCTAAAAAAGAGGATATCAGATATGGAAGACCAGTTGAAG GTGAAAGCAGAGCTGAAGATGGAGAACCAGAGACTGAAGGACGAGAATGGAGCTTTAATCCGGGTCATCACTAAACTGTCCAAGTGA